In Sphingopyxis sp. 113P3, one DNA window encodes the following:
- a CDS encoding DNA cytosine methyltransferase, producing the protein MKLHPLFIDGFAGGGGASTGIGQALGRDVDIAINHSPTAIAIHKANHPDTEHHCTDIRSPFLPRTATRGRPVGGAWFSPDCKEYSKAKGGPVKDRSIRALCWEVIHWLEETLPAVGYLENVEEFEYAAPLDGNGVPMPDKKGREFKRFVRSIRRLGYRVQWRVLRACDYGAPTSRKRLYMIFRRDGNAIVWPKPTHAAPTDRRVIAGMLLPYRTAAECIDWTIDCPSIFERDRELAEATKRRIAHGVMRYVVLAERPYIVGRDGTRWKPTGAPHITKFRGGAVGSDMTQPMPTVTANGVPARPAGATPLGLVDTVIAPLISYGQQGGLNRPIDKPMHAVTASKKDTNGVVGATLVKMGNGERDGQAPRALDPRKPYGTVTAKGSQAAAVTAFLSSFYGSDKAAAGGDPELPLRTARAGGQHHAVVAAHIEQANTGMVGHTPRKPLSTIVGKGCTQRIVETTMIEEGALPPEMMARAVRTAAFLVKYYGTDGENETAQIQPVDRPLDVVTVKARFAVVTVTIDATTYVIVDIGLRMLKPRELARAQGFPDDYVLDPVVRKFVRGKWVEKRLTIAEQISAIGNSVCPPVARALVSANQPDLCNWQPEALAA; encoded by the coding sequence ATGAAACTACACCCTCTTTTCATTGACGGTTTCGCGGGCGGAGGCGGTGCCAGCACCGGCATCGGCCAAGCGCTCGGTCGGGATGTCGACATCGCGATCAATCACAGCCCGACCGCGATCGCGATCCACAAGGCAAATCATCCCGATACCGAGCATCATTGCACTGATATCCGCTCGCCCTTCCTGCCGCGCACCGCGACCCGCGGCCGCCCGGTCGGCGGCGCGTGGTTCTCGCCCGATTGCAAGGAATACAGCAAGGCGAAGGGCGGGCCGGTCAAGGATCGCTCCATCCGGGCGCTCTGCTGGGAGGTCATTCACTGGCTCGAAGAGACCCTTCCCGCGGTCGGATATCTCGAGAACGTCGAAGAGTTCGAATATGCCGCTCCGCTCGACGGAAACGGCGTGCCCATGCCCGACAAGAAGGGCCGAGAGTTCAAGCGCTTCGTCCGATCGATCCGCAGGCTCGGTTATCGGGTGCAATGGCGCGTGCTGAGGGCGTGCGACTATGGCGCCCCGACCTCACGCAAGCGCCTCTACATGATCTTCCGGCGCGACGGTAACGCGATCGTCTGGCCGAAACCGACGCATGCCGCACCGACCGATCGCCGCGTCATCGCGGGCATGTTGCTGCCGTATCGCACCGCGGCCGAGTGCATCGATTGGACGATCGATTGCCCCTCAATCTTTGAGCGCGACCGCGAGCTTGCCGAAGCGACCAAGCGCCGCATCGCGCACGGCGTCATGCGCTATGTCGTGCTGGCCGAGCGCCCCTATATCGTGGGCCGCGACGGCACTCGATGGAAGCCGACCGGTGCGCCTCATATCACTAAGTTCCGCGGCGGCGCGGTCGGCAGTGACATGACCCAGCCGATGCCGACAGTCACCGCGAACGGCGTCCCGGCTCGACCTGCCGGCGCGACGCCGCTCGGGTTGGTCGACACTGTGATCGCGCCGCTAATTTCCTATGGGCAGCAAGGCGGCCTCAATCGCCCGATTGACAAGCCGATGCACGCTGTCACGGCGTCGAAAAAGGACACAAACGGCGTCGTAGGCGCCACGCTCGTGAAGATGGGCAATGGCGAGCGCGATGGACAGGCCCCGCGCGCCCTCGACCCTCGCAAGCCCTACGGGACGGTCACTGCCAAGGGGTCACAGGCCGCTGCGGTCACCGCGTTCCTGTCGAGCTTCTACGGCAGCGACAAGGCCGCGGCTGGGGGCGATCCGGAATTGCCGCTGCGCACCGCGCGCGCGGGCGGACAGCATCACGCCGTCGTCGCCGCCCATATCGAGCAGGCGAATACTGGCATGGTCGGTCACACGCCCCGTAAGCCTCTCTCGACGATCGTCGGCAAGGGATGCACCCAGCGCATCGTTGAAACGACAATGATCGAAGAGGGCGCGTTGCCGCCCGAAATGATGGCGCGCGCAGTTCGCACGGCCGCCTTTCTGGTCAAGTACTACGGCACGGACGGCGAGAATGAGACGGCGCAGATCCAGCCAGTCGACCGCCCGCTCGACGTCGTCACCGTCAAGGCGCGCTTTGCCGTCGTCACGGTCACGATCGACGCCACGACCTATGTCATCGTCGATATCGGCCTGCGCATGCTGAAACCCCGCGAGCTCGCCCGCGCGCAGGGCTTCCCGGACGATTATGTTCTTGATCCCGTCGTCCGCAAATTCGTGCGCGGCAAGTGGGTCGAGAAGCGCCTCACAATTGCCGAGCAGATCAGTGCGATCGGCAACAGCGTTTGTCCGCCCGTCGCCCGGGCGCTCGTGTCCGCGAACCAGCCGGACCTCTGCAACTGGCAGCCGGAGGCGCTGGCAGCATGA
- a CDS encoding portal protein produces the protein MSIRQDCETRLSGMKTIRQDYEDEVRNIARFAQPSRSRFLATEKNKGGRRRLANNRLLDPHGILAARTLTNGMTSGLSSASTPWFTLAVADELMEAEGVRDWLSDVQTRMYSFLAATNFYSAAKTGYGETGLFGTEATVMVEHPRFGAVCHSLTFGEYWIALSDAMRPDTLYRLCPMTVRQAVMSFGDAVQPWIRSAYDRSDYEKDVEVYQAIEPDPGGRFNYRSVYWDASDGRDVVLRTRGYTEQPFWAPRWDVAGGDVYGTAPGMEALPALRELQLQTKRRNEAIDLMVHPEKIVPPQVRLTGQPRSIVTGNGVQRENIVVPYAMPYQAVEAIRQEIEKCKEQIDALFYADLFNAITNMRGIQPRNMEEIAKRNEEKLTQLGPVIERVSTEKLMVVIDRTFSLMERGRLLPPAPPALRETDLKVEFVSILTQMQRLVGIGQIERSVSFVGNLAAAFPEAVDKINIDETIDEYAQRAGTPSKIIRSTAEAGKLRQARQAEIQQRKMLETVPAVQQGADAARLLSETDVGGEPLLDTLLGA, from the coding sequence GTGTCGATCCGCCAGGACTGCGAAACCCGTCTGTCGGGGATGAAGACGATCCGGCAGGATTATGAGGACGAGGTGCGCAATATCGCGCGCTTCGCTCAGCCTTCCCGCTCGCGTTTCCTGGCAACGGAAAAGAACAAGGGTGGCCGGCGCCGCCTTGCAAACAATCGCCTGCTCGACCCGCACGGCATCCTCGCGGCGCGCACGCTCACCAATGGCATGACGTCGGGCCTGTCGTCGGCTTCAACGCCCTGGTTCACGCTCGCGGTCGCGGATGAGCTCATGGAGGCGGAAGGCGTCCGCGACTGGCTCAGCGACGTCCAGACGCGCATGTATTCGTTTCTGGCCGCCACCAATTTCTACAGCGCGGCGAAGACCGGATATGGCGAAACCGGCCTGTTCGGGACCGAGGCGACCGTCATGGTCGAGCATCCCCGCTTCGGCGCGGTGTGTCACAGCCTGACCTTTGGCGAATATTGGATCGCGCTCTCCGACGCGATGCGCCCCGACACGCTCTATCGCCTCTGCCCGATGACGGTGCGCCAGGCGGTCATGTCGTTCGGCGATGCGGTGCAGCCCTGGATTCGCAGCGCCTATGACCGCAGCGATTATGAAAAGGACGTCGAGGTCTATCAGGCGATCGAGCCCGATCCCGGTGGCCGCTTCAACTATCGCAGCGTCTATTGGGATGCGTCGGACGGCCGCGATGTGGTGCTGCGCACCCGAGGCTATACCGAGCAGCCCTTCTGGGCGCCGCGTTGGGACGTCGCGGGCGGCGACGTCTACGGCACGGCGCCGGGCATGGAGGCGCTTCCCGCGCTCCGCGAGCTCCAACTGCAAACGAAGCGCCGCAATGAGGCGATCGACCTCATGGTCCACCCGGAGAAGATCGTCCCGCCGCAGGTACGCCTGACGGGCCAGCCGCGCTCGATCGTCACGGGCAACGGCGTCCAGCGCGAAAATATCGTTGTGCCGTATGCAATGCCCTACCAGGCGGTAGAGGCGATCCGCCAGGAAATCGAGAAGTGCAAAGAGCAGATTGACGCGCTCTTTTATGCGGACCTGTTCAACGCGATCACGAACATGCGCGGCATTCAACCTCGCAACATGGAAGAGATCGCCAAGCGCAACGAAGAGAAGCTCACGCAGCTGGGCCCGGTCATCGAGCGCGTCAGCACGGAAAAGCTGATGGTCGTTATCGACCGCACCTTCAGCCTGATGGAGCGCGGCCGCCTGCTCCCGCCCGCGCCTCCCGCGCTCCGCGAGACTGATCTCAAGGTCGAATTCGTCTCGATCCTCACCCAGATGCAGCGCCTGGTCGGCATCGGCCAGATCGAGCGCAGCGTCTCCTTCGTCGGCAACCTCGCTGCCGCCTTCCCTGAGGCTGTCGACAAGATCAACATCGACGAGACGATCGATGAGTATGCGCAGCGAGCCGGCACGCCGTCGAAGATCATCCGCTCGACGGCCGAGGCCGGCAAGCTCCGGCAAGCCCGTCAGGCAGAGATCCAGCAGAGGAAGATGCTCGAGACGGTGCCCGCGGTCCAGCAGGGCGCCGATGCGGCGCGCCTCCTCAGTGAAACCGACGTCGGCGGCGAGCCGCTGCTCGATACCTTGCTAGGCGCGTGA
- a CDS encoding transglycosylase SLT domain-containing protein yields the protein MPRVQVYQADQVAPAQVTRERFRPADMAQGGLAIAQGVTNLGRSLSEYADAQEEINLRFDDTESRKAAQRYQTGAAKILSEFQLETGSNAYTKRSATEEALAKLREEALSGTTNDRMRRMALDRIEGLFGADNIKVGEHATRQLRTEQEGTLKSQVVLSGEDAAANWDRPDLMGAHLDTMKAAVDDLGALNGWSADQVRLEKANAVSAVHKDVINRMLADDDIDAAHIYLEANADEMNANDELAIRGALKEPLLTRQAQGDFDRAITTMPVAEGASTKDAAPTGTSLEAMVAVTAQSESGNRERDAAGRLITSPAGAQGKMQVMPGTNVDPGFGVKPARDNSDAERTRVGRDYLAAMLKRYGGDPAKAWAAYNAGPGRVDEAIAAGGDWLSRLPAETQAYVKKNVAAIGGGGPQQSARIWDKSAVYSQIDALADKEGWSPERRERSKQWADKEIARDEQLKARDEDQAEREASEWVLKNPNFTDLSQMPANIRDRLSPEAQLRYMGAAKANAKPKEVPANGADALALTLLSIYEPEQFKSTPLGQYAGKVTRSELEELAKKQATMRTEAPKDKHLRSGITGAIEWGQKYGGFDKFSDEQRVAIYGVMESEARQLLQGGAKALTEDDYVRLFKRATREVPTTTWYGGKSTRPLYDMGASNIPDATRKKIEDTYRKTFGKDPTDEQVADYWRRYYAK from the coding sequence ATGCCGCGCGTCCAAGTCTATCAGGCGGACCAGGTCGCGCCGGCGCAGGTCACCCGTGAGCGGTTTCGTCCCGCCGACATGGCGCAGGGCGGGCTCGCGATCGCACAGGGTGTCACCAATCTGGGGCGCAGCCTTTCGGAATATGCGGATGCGCAGGAGGAGATTAACCTCCGCTTCGACGACACCGAAAGCCGAAAAGCGGCGCAGCGGTACCAGACCGGGGCGGCGAAGATCCTTTCGGAATTCCAACTCGAAACCGGCTCCAACGCTTATACGAAGCGCAGCGCCACCGAAGAAGCGCTCGCCAAGCTGCGCGAGGAGGCGCTCTCCGGCACCACGAACGATCGCATGCGCCGCATGGCGCTCGACCGGATCGAGGGGCTTTTCGGCGCCGACAACATCAAGGTCGGAGAGCATGCGACGCGCCAGCTGCGCACCGAGCAGGAGGGAACGCTCAAGAGCCAGGTAGTGCTTTCGGGCGAGGACGCGGCCGCGAACTGGGACCGGCCCGATCTCATGGGCGCCCATCTCGACACCATGAAAGCCGCGGTCGACGATCTCGGCGCGCTCAATGGCTGGTCTGCCGACCAGGTCCGCCTCGAAAAGGCGAACGCGGTGAGCGCGGTCCACAAGGACGTCATCAACCGCATGCTCGCCGACGACGATATCGACGCGGCGCATATCTACCTCGAGGCCAATGCCGACGAGATGAACGCCAACGACGAACTGGCGATCCGCGGGGCACTGAAGGAGCCGCTCCTCACGCGCCAGGCGCAAGGGGATTTCGACCGCGCCATCACCACGATGCCCGTCGCGGAGGGCGCGAGCACGAAGGATGCCGCGCCGACCGGTACCAGCCTCGAGGCGATGGTCGCCGTGACGGCACAAAGCGAATCGGGAAACCGCGAGCGCGACGCGGCCGGCCGCCTCATCACCTCGCCGGCCGGTGCGCAGGGCAAGATGCAGGTCATGCCCGGTACCAACGTCGATCCGGGTTTCGGGGTCAAACCGGCGCGAGATAACAGCGATGCGGAGCGCACGCGCGTCGGGCGCGACTATCTCGCCGCCATGCTGAAGCGCTACGGCGGAGATCCCGCGAAGGCATGGGCCGCTTACAACGCCGGTCCCGGCCGGGTCGACGAAGCGATCGCCGCTGGCGGTGACTGGCTCTCGCGCCTGCCGGCCGAGACACAGGCCTATGTAAAGAAGAATGTCGCGGCGATCGGCGGTGGCGGGCCGCAACAGTCGGCGCGGATCTGGGACAAGTCAGCGGTCTACAGCCAGATTGACGCGCTCGCGGACAAGGAAGGCTGGTCGCCCGAGCGGCGCGAGCGGTCGAAGCAATGGGCCGACAAAGAGATCGCCCGCGACGAGCAGCTGAAGGCGCGCGACGAGGACCAGGCCGAGCGCGAAGCGTCGGAATGGGTGCTCAAAAATCCGAATTTCACCGACCTCTCGCAGATGCCCGCGAATATCCGCGATCGCCTCAGCCCCGAGGCGCAGCTTCGCTACATGGGTGCGGCCAAGGCCAACGCCAAACCGAAGGAGGTTCCAGCGAACGGCGCCGACGCGCTCGCGCTCACCCTGCTCTCGATCTATGAGCCCGAGCAATTCAAATCGACGCCGCTCGGCCAGTACGCCGGCAAGGTCACGCGCTCCGAGCTCGAGGAGCTCGCGAAGAAGCAGGCGACGATGCGGACGGAGGCGCCGAAGGACAAGCACCTGCGCAGCGGCATCACCGGCGCGATCGAGTGGGGCCAGAAATACGGCGGGTTCGACAAGTTCAGCGACGAGCAGCGCGTCGCGATCTATGGCGTCATGGAGAGCGAAGCGCGCCAGCTGCTGCAAGGCGGTGCGAAGGCGCTGACCGAGGACGACTATGTCCGGCTCTTCAAGCGCGCGACGCGCGAGGTTCCCACAACCACCTGGTACGGCGGCAAGTCCACCCGTCCGCTCTATGACATGGGCGCCTCGAACATCCCCGACGCGACGCGCAAGAAGATCGAAGACACCTATCGAAAAACCTTCGGCAAGGATCCGACCGACGAGCAGGTCGCGGATTACTGGCGCCGCTATTACGCGAAGTAG
- a CDS encoding DUF2312 domain-containing protein, with translation MSEATVSDDQLRLFIERIERLDEERKGISEDIRDVYNEAKSQGYDAKIMRQVIRLRKMPTHDRQEMEAVLETYLSALGMQLRLPFDKAA, from the coding sequence ATGAGCGAAGCCACGGTTTCGGACGATCAACTGCGCCTTTTTATCGAGCGGATCGAACGGCTCGATGAAGAGAGGAAGGGTATCTCCGAGGATATTCGCGACGTCTACAACGAGGCGAAGTCGCAAGGGTACGACGCGAAGATCATGCGCCAGGTCATCCGCCTGCGCAAAATGCCCACCCACGATCGCCAGGAAATGGAGGCGGTGCTCGAGACTTACCTCTCGGCGCTGGGCATGCAGCTGCGCCTGCCGTTCGACAAGGCAGCCTGA
- a CDS encoding Bbp16 family capsid cement protein: MSIFDITNLFCEDQAITGDAASTNIIDLGATGTPFGASAALVRDLGKGCHVPLSINVTETFNTLTSLTIALQVDDNSSFSSPKTVASKNYLLAELTAGKQLSFPDYIPEGANERYMRLHYDVTGTDPTTGKITAGVVAARHSNFVGGQ; this comes from the coding sequence ATGAGCATTTTCGACATCACCAACCTGTTCTGCGAAGACCAGGCCATCACCGGCGACGCGGCTTCGACGAACATCATCGACCTGGGCGCCACCGGCACCCCGTTCGGTGCATCCGCCGCGCTCGTGCGCGACCTTGGCAAGGGCTGCCATGTGCCGCTCTCGATCAATGTCACCGAGACGTTCAACACGCTCACCTCGCTGACGATCGCGCTGCAAGTCGATGACAACAGCAGCTTCTCGTCGCCGAAGACGGTCGCGTCCAAAAACTACCTGCTCGCCGAGCTCACGGCCGGCAAGCAGCTGTCGTTCCCGGACTATATCCCGGAAGGCGCCAACGAGCGCTATATGCGGCTCCACTATGACGTAACCGGCACCGATCCGACCACCGGCAAGATCACGGCCGGCGTCGTCGCCGCGCGTCACAGCAACTTTGTCGGGGGTCAGTAA
- a CDS encoding terminase small subunit, with product MAKKPAPPKKAVKPAARKRAATPARDPVTGLTHKRKLFADEYLVDLNGLRAYRAAGFKGSDNVCAVEAHKLLSDPKVAAYVEARMSERSQRTEITQDMVLERWWQIATADPNDVIQFRRICCRYCYGKNFEYQWIDEAEFTQALMIARMANEAEKSKKKPGALQPMPSDAGGFGFVRSDPPHPKCPKCRGEGQADVFAHDTRHLKGNARLLYAGVKVTQSGFEMKVHDQMAALDKVARHLGMYKDKLEHDVTDELVEALQAGNRRVADGAG from the coding sequence GTGGCTAAGAAGCCTGCCCCGCCGAAGAAGGCGGTGAAACCCGCCGCGAGGAAGCGCGCCGCGACGCCCGCGCGCGATCCGGTCACCGGTCTCACCCACAAGCGCAAGCTGTTTGCCGATGAGTATCTCGTCGACCTCAACGGCCTGCGAGCGTATCGCGCCGCGGGCTTCAAGGGCAGCGACAATGTCTGTGCGGTCGAAGCGCACAAGCTCCTAAGCGATCCTAAGGTTGCGGCCTATGTCGAAGCGCGCATGTCCGAGCGTTCGCAGCGCACCGAGATCACGCAAGACATGGTGCTCGAGCGCTGGTGGCAGATCGCAACGGCAGACCCCAACGACGTGATACAGTTTCGGCGGATTTGCTGCCGGTACTGCTATGGCAAGAACTTCGAATATCAGTGGATCGACGAAGCCGAATTCACCCAGGCCCTCATGATCGCCCGCATGGCGAACGAAGCCGAGAAGTCGAAGAAGAAGCCCGGCGCGCTGCAACCCATGCCCTCCGATGCAGGCGGCTTCGGATTCGTGCGCTCGGATCCGCCGCATCCCAAGTGCCCGAAGTGCCGAGGCGAAGGGCAGGCCGATGTCTTCGCTCACGATACGCGCCACCTCAAGGGCAATGCGCGGCTGCTCTATGCCGGGGTGAAGGTCACGCAATCAGGCTTCGAGATGAAGGTGCATGACCAGATGGCGGCGCTCGACAAGGTTGCGCGTCACCTTGGCATGTACAAGGACAAGCTCGAGCATGATGTCACCGACGAGCTCGTCGAGGCGCTTCAGGCCGGGAATAGGCGGGTAGCGGATGGCGCGGGCTAA
- a CDS encoding major capsid protein, with product MAIIGNTYLSLIDVMKQEGNELGDIVEALHTLNPIMKDANVITCNMGTKHRSNIRTGLPSVSWGALYEGIAQSKSTTTQVDDVTGFVEGLSTVDSRLLKIAGANAAKVRMSESTAFLEAMAQEFEKTFWYSNIGASPRKFHGFFARYNTLANPNVVDGGGAGSDNTSIAMVTWGDQATSIITPEGVAAGVDREDKGEHRVLDASGNPYYAKDELFTQHGGVTVKDWRYSGRVCNIDVSDVIAGTKAVNPLLRKLFYKLQGRRNYGMENQGGIIGATRTVIYMNRTLLEALDAEGTNAGSSDNFVRLKPKEIQGEEVMTWRGIPIRDTDHILNTEAKVA from the coding sequence ATGGCTATTATCGGCAACACCTATCTCAGCCTCATCGATGTGATGAAACAGGAAGGCAACGAGCTCGGCGATATCGTCGAGGCGCTGCACACGCTCAATCCCATCATGAAGGATGCGAACGTCATCACCTGCAATATGGGCACGAAGCATCGGTCGAACATTCGCACCGGCCTGCCCAGTGTGAGCTGGGGCGCGCTCTACGAGGGCATCGCACAGTCGAAGTCGACCACTACCCAGGTCGATGACGTGACCGGCTTCGTCGAAGGTCTCTCGACCGTCGACAGCCGCCTGCTCAAGATCGCCGGCGCAAATGCCGCCAAGGTCCGCATGTCCGAATCGACGGCGTTCCTCGAAGCGATGGCGCAGGAGTTCGAAAAGACCTTCTGGTACTCGAACATCGGCGCAAGCCCGCGCAAGTTCCACGGCTTCTTTGCCCGCTACAACACGCTCGCTAACCCGAACGTGGTCGACGGCGGCGGGGCAGGCTCGGACAACACGTCGATCGCCATGGTCACCTGGGGCGACCAGGCGACGTCGATCATCACCCCCGAGGGCGTGGCCGCGGGCGTCGATCGCGAGGACAAGGGCGAGCACCGCGTCCTCGATGCGAGCGGCAATCCTTACTACGCGAAGGATGAGCTCTTCACCCAGCACGGCGGTGTCACCGTCAAGGATTGGCGCTATAGCGGCCGCGTCTGCAACATCGACGTGTCCGATGTCATCGCCGGTACCAAGGCCGTGAACCCGCTGCTCCGCAAGCTTTTCTATAAGCTTCAGGGCCGCCGCAACTACGGCATGGAGAACCAGGGCGGGATTATCGGTGCCACCCGCACCGTGATCTACATGAACCGCACCCTGCTCGAGGCGCTCGACGCCGAAGGAACGAACGCGGGTTCGTCGGACAACTTCGTCCGGCTGAAGCCGAAGGAGATCCAGGGCGAAGAGGTGATGACCTGGCGCGGCATCCCGATCCGCGACACGGACCACATCCTCAATACCGAGGCCAAGGTCGCCTAA
- a CDS encoding helix-turn-helix transcriptional regulator yields the protein MTLLDHIKARGLTMPEAAAELGESHQTIRKIAYGQRQPSLPLAVKIAAWSDGAVSEAELLLPDSAVREDAA from the coding sequence ATGACGTTGCTCGACCACATCAAGGCCCGCGGGCTCACCATGCCAGAAGCTGCGGCGGAGCTCGGCGAGTCCCACCAGACGATTCGCAAGATCGCCTATGGGCAGCGCCAGCCCAGCCTCCCGCTGGCCGTCAAGATCGCCGCCTGGTCGGACGGCGCGGTCTCCGAGGCCGAGCTCCTCCTCCCCGACAGCGCCGTCCGCGAGGATGCTGCCTGA